From the genome of Nicotiana sylvestris chromosome 1, ASM39365v2, whole genome shotgun sequence:
GAAGGAAGGAAAGTTAGTTGTTATCTACTCTTGTTTTCGCCTTATGTTCAGCTTTATATTTcaattaacttcttctttttttccaacAAAAATTACTAGAATATCTCAACGGCCAGTCCACTTATATCGTTATAAATGTTAACTACAAAAGACTTTGTTTTTTATTTATGCTATATTTCTTAAGAGCAACAATGACATATATGATAAAAATCACAAATCCATCGGGattatgttattattattattattattattattattattattattattttgcggaagggattatgaaatttatttaattaagtCTTTCAACTAAagcttgagaaatttcattgaaaaCGCTTCCTAATTAATTAACCGTAATTAGGGACATCAACTTTTTCTACACGGTTACCACTGAAGTACATTACTTAAATTAGGAGTAATAGAAATGTGCTGTGAATGGGAAGCTCTCTTTCGCCGTGTAGTCCATGGtcacaaccaaaaaaaaaaatgttgctTTTTATAATTGACAGccaaaaatcaagaaaaagagtTGCAGGGTTCGTTGGAAACAACTATAGAGTTgagaattttcttgttttatttttttcttagaaaaaaacaaaaactGGAAAAGAAATCGCCTCAGCTTCCAACATTCTCAGGGGCGGATTTACTCGAGCGGTGTCAAGCGACACCGTTTCGTCGAATTTTTTtactaaatatatgtattaatattgTACGGAAACGGATAAGTAGGAAAAAAATGACATAATTTGACATAAATTGTGTGTTGGTAATGTGCTTGATTTTTCTCTAAAAGGTCAAAGGTTCAAACCTCAACTAGGACACTTTTCTTTTGCAAATATTTGAAGAGAGCCTTTGTAGGTAAAAATTGTGATGAAGTAAAATTGAACTCAGGACCTTCTCTAATTTaaaactcaacaaaatcaatatATTAAAACTATTTCTTATTTACAAATATGATAATCAAAATTATACTTTAGTTCTTTTATAAATTTCGACGTCTTTTACAAAAATTTACATTCCCATAGATTAATGGGGTTGACTAGACTGAATAGAGACGCCAGCATGGGATCATGTCATATTGCCCGAAACTTTTCTAATGCCTTTTTGGGCaaaaaatttgtttttactattaaaaaaaagttacataaataactaaaaacgcagtactatactgcgtattattaaaaaaaaattttttttaaggaaaacacagtataatactgcattttccTATTAATATTGGGCCAACTATATTTAATTAAAGCAAAACGCAGTACAATTAAAATGCAGTACTATAATGCGTTTTGCATTAAAATTTGGGCCCACTAATAAGTGTTTTGCGGATAACTGACATAccaataattcaaatacataaaacgtgGTATTGTACTGTgttcttcataaaaaaaattctgcaccccaagcttatttaaaggcgtttgaattttatgaaaatccattcaatactttccttcaaacttccgttcatacttctctcttcttcttatcaatcatttttttacaatgtctgaagAGTCAaaaataagagtttcattatattgggggggggggaggttgtGCTgaagaataactctgtgaggtatagctcacctccacgGTGTCATGTTAAAGtgccgcttacaatggagtatgataaattggtatcgttgttacgtaaaaaaatgagtCAGAGGAAGCATTCGgttaaccttaaagtaaccggtagatttccgtatttagtgactccgcaggggtttgcttattactctgagtttaacatcgaagatgatgaaactcatAGAGATTTTTTGCGaattccggatgaatacaggaaatttattgtaataaaattgttggaaatgtacgtcaaggtggaagacgttcccaataatgagggcgtgcatagtagggatacccccagtcatcgggtgatTATTCtagagcagtttttgccggacagattgccgatgaaagagcttgccttgatttaaacttgtcaccaccggcaaatgagcagccacaaaataatttttctactttatataatccacaagacgactggcaaactttaatttttctacgctttagcggtgtttattttatgtttgaattggatattaacactcatatttttcatagggggtaccgtccaGATATGAaatttacaagttatgaccccgcccctagttggaatatgcgtagttctggagtattggaccacggtggtccatccgggggtaatcaccaataagaaaatatccatcatgaaacgtcaagatagtacgacttgtaagtaaagtgatatatctatttctaaagtatttatctagttgggtaacttagcgttttgttctttttgtgtagTGAAAACGAGCTTCTTGATGTTgctgacctcacacagttgcccatagacgacgtattcACTCTTGAgttggcagatgcacagagtcatgaaaatgatagtgattatgacaacaatgcggatgagtctggagatgacacacccttccatgatgagggtgatgaggaggaggaagtgaatgttgaacctgagctgacaagggagcatgttcctccacctcccgctagaccaagagtgtatgAGTCCCACATACCATTTCATGAGCGTAATATTCcttaccttgataatttgccaagtatgccgaatgtggatgccctcacaagggatgatgacgAAATTCGGTCAacgatgtgggatgagtctagatcAGCTGTTCTGACAAAGTGCATGTATTTCCCCGACAAAGCTCGCctaattagggctgtaaaaatctacagtataagagagtgccgtgagatgaTAGTAAGTGAGTCAACTATGGAGGTATACAAGGTTGTATGCcatagagactttatgggttgtcactggatgttgcgtgccagcaagaagaaatcaggtttgtggaaagtgggtaaatttattagcacccatagatgtgaaatggacacattcaatgagaataACTTCAACCtggatgtggacttgatttctcttgtcttgattccatatttggaagtgtccattaggttcaagattaaagagtgtattacagccgtccaccaAGAGTacggttgtactataaccaaaagaaaggcatatctcggtcgcaaatgtgactttgaacttatttatggcgactgggataagtctttttcaaatctgcccaggtacatggccgcactgcaacactttaaccccgacactgttgttgaatggaggcgtgagcgtAGTCCGGACAGACccaaatatattttcaactatgtgttctggtcatttaaagcagcaattgatggttttgtgcattgtcgtcctatAATTTCCATAGAcagtactcatgtctatggaaagtatgatattaagcttttgattgcagttgcaaTAGATGCCAAcagacaaatatttccactagcttttgccatttgtgtCAACAAAAgcgaagagacgtggacgcttTTCTTGAACCatttgaagcagcacgttgtcaaacagcgttcaggtatttgtctaatatctgatagACATGGCGGTATTTTAAATTCTGTACGGcacttgcctgaatggcaggaaccatatgcataccactgttactatgtgaggcacctgaaggccaatttccagaagaaatatcctgacaaggccttgcatgacttaatgtggatggctgtAACTGAGCACCAGTAGTGCAAATTCACCAGGCGCATGGAAGCGATTCACCTATagatccacgagcctatacttggttgatgggacatgagcttcacatgtggacattgcatgctgatggcggcagacgatggggagccctcactacaaacgtgtcagagtcattcaacggcttgttgaagtTTGCCCGTGGactgcctgtcactgccatgatCCGCATGACATTCAAATAGAGTGCGGAGAGGTTAGTTGAAAGGCATAGAGCTGCATCGGCattgatggacaggggtgttcaacttatgccaatacccatgagaagatttgaaaggtaTAGGAGGCGAGCACAGTGGCATTCGTTTCTACAGTACGATGATGACTggggtatttttgaagttaagaccgctatTCGCAGACACTgtgggaataatctacagatGGTAACTAAAGCCaaaaggttttgttcttgtgggaaatggaccatctaccacatgtcgtgcgcacatgcgttgaagtgctttcaacaagttggatatggggtaaccaactatattgataggcaatacagtgttgctgaATACGTAGACACGTATAGCGGGCAATTGCAGccattaggtgctgagcattattggccgccagaaccttttaagatggtatataacaaggactatttgcgcaagctgtaagtgaaaaagagaacacgtatacggaaccaaatggatgttggtgacaccgtttatgcgcgtaaatatggcatatgctcgcagccaggacacgaccgtcgtaaatgtccttcaggtggtatgcgtggcggtggtaatccagctcctggtgcaagttcatcgaatgtacccaactatcaaggatacccctagtcttttgttttggttttgtttttaatGCCTAGTTCTCCTGTCTTCTTCAGGTCCTTAGTAGAACTCAAAACTAGGTTTCTTCTGTATATAAACTATATCTTTCTCTTCCTCAGAGATTGAATTAAAAGTCGACTGAATGTGATGAAAGGTTATATGCTTAACACATGCAATTCGAATATAGTATGAAAGCTTTCTCCTCTAAAGGCAGGGGTGAGGACTCCATTGCGGCATTAAGTAAGGAGTTGGAGGAAATCAAGGCACATCCACTTCGTCATCTCAGTCTCTTTTTGTGCAAAGAGGTAGAAAGGATTCCGCCCTTTTTTTAATATGTGtttgtacttgtgtatgttgcaatatatatcaaataaaattatgttccacaatcttgttacatcttattttttaacGTGACGTTTTGATATGGTTGTTCAAATATTAAACTTATTTgtgttagtaaagaagaccaaGAATGTGGAATAAAAAGAATTacgtattaaaaaaataaatctaatatgtaaagcgtggtacaaTAATACGTTTTATCTATTGTATTATCGTTCTCAAAAAGTTGGAATGACTAAAGAAAAAGCTGTTTAATTGCAGAATAACTTTAACATGTAAAgcatggtataatactacgttttgttgAGTTGTcatgtcgttctgaaaaagctgaaaaccatgtgaaaaaccTGTTTTGTTGTAGAAtaactttaatatgtaaagcatGGTTTAATACTACGTTTTGTTGAGTTGTCATGTCGTTTAACTTCAATaactaaaatgcagtataatactacattttgtgtgaaTTATTGACTATAAATAGCGTGCGCATGCTACTTATGTTCTGCACTTAACAATAACCAAAGTTTCTCTTTAAGAAATGTCTGAACAACCTGTTTATGTCCCAAGGTGCTATTGCGGAAAAAAATGCAGTTTGTACAAATGGTGGCCAGATGGTGGACGCCGATACTGGGCATGTATGAACAAGGAGGACAAGCAACCCGACAAGCCTACATGTGAATTTGAGGTATGGATGGATGAACCATGTAATCAGGAGTACTACAAAGAAAGAATTTATGATCTTCATATTACCTGTACGAGGCAAGCGATACGCGAGCGCCGAACCAAccaagaaattgataagttgaaggcgaaactcaatgaggtagaagaagagaaaaaaaagctgGAAGACCAACTCCAGTGGTTGGAGCAAATAGTAGTACGCGGCCGTGACTAAACAGTGGCTTGTACGTGTTGAGCGTACTAGTGTATCTTTTCATTACTTCTACTGTTTGTTTTTGTTATGTGTATCGTTAGATTTACCGTGTTTGTGTTGTCATGTTTtaataaaattgttgttcaaattCTGTCACAATAAGGTATGTCGTTAAACTAGAATTGTTGCCATTATCTACATAATGTATTATTTTCTTCATAGAATTGTTCAAATATTCAACGTATTGGTGTTACTAAAGAACAACAatctaaaaattttaaaaaaaattatgtgcAAAGCGTGGTATAAGACTACGTTTGTAATATGCAAAGCGTggtatagtactacgttttatggagttgtcttgtcaaTCAGAAAAATCTAGAAACGCATGTGAAAAAGTTGTTTCCTTGCATCTTAATAATATGTAAAGCGCAGTATAATACTATGCTTTGTTGAGTTGTCATATCGTTTTGAAAAAGCTGAAAACTATATGATAAAACAATGTCGTTTCAGAGAAATTTAATATgcaaagcgtggtataatactacgttttacgtGTATGTAatgcgtggtataatactacgttatATGTGAAATTTTGCCTATAAATAACTAGCGCATTCTAGCTATTTTTGCGCTTAACAACAACCTatagcaaatatttccataaaaccaAAGTTTCTCTTTAAGAAATCAAAAGCATGATGTACGATTGTTGGGaagaagttggacgccgctactgggcgtGTATGAACATGTTTTATAGGCAACCCGACGTACCTACATGCAATTTCaaggtatggattgatgaaccatGTGAGCAGGAATATTACAAAGACAAATTGTATCATCTTCATGATGTGTGTACGGGACAGAGAACGCCAATCC
Proteins encoded in this window:
- the LOC138876890 gene encoding uncharacterized protein, producing the protein MPNVDALTRDDDEIRSTMWDESRSAVLTKCMYFPDKARLIRAVKIYSIRECREMIVSESTMEVYKVVCHRDFMGCHWMLRASKKKSGLWKVGKFISTHRCEMDTFNENNFNLDVDLISLVLIPYLEVSIRFKIKECITAVHQEYMAALQHFNPDTVVEWRRERSPDRPKYIFNYVFWSFKAAIDGFVHCRPIISIDSTHVYGKYDIKLLIAVAIDANRQIFPLAFAICVNKSEETWTLFLNHLKQHVVKQRSVVQIHQAHGSDSPIDPRAYTWLMGHELHMWTLHADGGRRWGALTTNVSESFNGLLKFARGLPVTAMIRMTFK